From Chloracidobacterium sp. N, the proteins below share one genomic window:
- a CDS encoding BglII/BstYI family type II restriction endonuclease, which produces MNIAGIYSFNNGKEVVESEYTLEFSEIKNIIRSIDSERCRTKISREKTMSGRKLYNPKELNKAFTEEFARQNWKRHRIKCTYSSKYYTENFHPAEQPKSAFREIDFVKNRLGVEVQFGKYAFMVYNVCAKMTIFHKSNVIDAGIEIVPVKTFADKMSTGVSYFEQFVWDLETRGVSNIDIPVLVLGITA; this is translated from the coding sequence ATGAACATTGCAGGCATTTACTCGTTCAATAATGGCAAAGAAGTTGTCGAAAGCGAATACACTCTGGAATTCAGCGAAATCAAAAATATCATCCGCAGCATAGACAGCGAAAGGTGCAGAACGAAAATCAGCAGGGAAAAAACAATGTCTGGAAGAAAGCTCTACAATCCAAAAGAACTGAATAAAGCATTCACAGAAGAGTTTGCAAGGCAAAATTGGAAAAGGCATAGAATAAAATGTACATATTCCAGTAAATACTACACAGAAAACTTTCACCCTGCAGAACAACCAAAGAGTGCATTCCGCGAAATTGATTTTGTAAAAAATCGTCTCGGTGTAGAGGTTCAATTCGGCAAATACGCTTTCATGGTGTACAATGTGTGTGCGAAAATGACTATTTTTCACAAGTCGAATGTGATAGACGCAGGTATTGAAATCGTACCCGTCAAAACTTTTGCTGACAAAATGTCAACCGGTGTTTCCTATTTTGAGCAGTTTGTCTGGGACCTGGAGACCCGTGGCGTCTCCAACATTGACATCCCGGTGCTGGTGCTGGGCATCACGGCCTGA
- a CDS encoding site-specific DNA-methyltransferase translates to MSSLPLFHPVKSIEATFHQEAEIVAFNGDVADFVAQIPDESITLIITSPPYNLGKIYENRTTISDYLETQSSLISELCRILKPNGSICWQVGNFVEDGEIYPLDIFYYPIFKKFRMKLRNRIIWTFGHGLHSSKRFSGRYETILWFTKSDDYIFNLDSVRVPSKYPGKRHFKGPNRGKPSGNPLGKNPSDVWEILIQDWEAAVWDIPNVKSNHPEKTIHPCQFPIELAERCVLALTNEWDWVFDPYMGVGSALVAAVRHGRRAAGCDKEATYVEIARRRLSDYFNGTLGYRPIGKPVHQPTGREKVSQVPEEWKEKLQIDTIESQDKAE, encoded by the coding sequence ATGAGCAGCCTGCCTTTGTTTCACCCGGTCAAATCAATTGAAGCCACTTTTCATCAGGAAGCTGAAATCGTAGCTTTCAATGGCGATGTGGCGGACTTTGTGGCACAGATTCCAGATGAATCCATCACACTCATTATCACTTCCCCGCCATACAATCTTGGAAAAATCTACGAAAACCGCACAACGATAAGTGACTATCTGGAAACCCAATCCAGTCTGATTTCGGAGCTTTGCAGGATACTGAAACCAAACGGGAGTATATGCTGGCAGGTTGGTAACTTCGTGGAAGATGGAGAAATCTATCCATTGGATATTTTCTATTATCCCATTTTCAAAAAGTTTAGAATGAAGTTGCGCAATCGGATAATATGGACGTTTGGACATGGACTGCATTCCTCCAAACGTTTTTCTGGTCGGTATGAAACAATACTATGGTTTACCAAGTCAGATGACTACATATTCAATCTCGACTCCGTTCGTGTTCCCTCAAAATATCCGGGAAAACGTCACTTCAAGGGACCAAACAGGGGAAAGCCATCAGGCAATCCCCTTGGTAAAAACCCATCCGATGTCTGGGAGATACTCATCCAGGACTGGGAAGCCGCAGTATGGGACATTCCCAATGTGAAATCCAATCATCCTGAAAAGACCATCCATCCCTGCCAGTTTCCCATTGAACTCGCCGAACGCTGCGTACTGGCACTGACCAACGAGTGGGATTGGGTTTTTGACCCCTACATGGGCGTTGGCTCAGCACTGGTGGCGGCTGTCAGGCACGGCCGGCGGGCTGCAGGATGCGACAAAGAAGCCACCTACGTTGAAATTGCCCGCCGGCGCCTGTCCGACTATTTCAACGGCACCCTTGGGTATCGCCCAATAGGCAAGCCGGTTCATCAGCCGACGGGGAGAGAGAAGGTGTCGCAGGTTCCAGAGGAATGGAAGGAAAAGTTGCAGATTGACACTATAGAAAGTCAGGACAAAGCTGAATGA
- a CDS encoding putative Ig domain-containing protein, which translates to MRFLISVLLLALTAMPWPVVHAARAARPVSALPEEPPAEPSYPDIAANDEPTPRLNGPRVVGTTPGREFIYRLPVTGAAPLTCTVTNLPPGLTFDAATGVIRGRVEKEGVTPVSMTLRNRYGTARATLRIVAGRNKLALTPPMGWNSWNVWGTQVSDEKVRAAAEALERTGLAAHGYRYVCIDDGWQGRRTPEGVMQPNERFPDMKALGDWLHARGLLFGMYTSPGPFTCGRYVGSWRHEEADARLYASWGVDYLKHDWCSYEGIARQKTPEALQQPYIVMRTALDKTDRDIVYAICQYGMGEVWTWARQPDIGGNLWRTTGDIEDTWQSVAEIGFRHSPLARFAGPGGWNDPDMLVLGVVGWGEKTRPTRLTPDEQITHMTLWALLAAPLILGCDLTRLDEFTRRLLTNPEVIGIDQDELGVPATRRDTAQDGTEVWARPLADGRLAVGLFNRSNDTQTVTANWRDLGLRGRCTVRDVWQRRDVGTFDQVFAALVPPHGARLLLLRPQPTAPRSPRRTATPPANQHGNGN; encoded by the coding sequence ATGCGGTTTCTCATCAGCGTGCTGTTGCTTGCCCTGACAGCCATGCCGTGGCCGGTTGTCCATGCGGCGCGGGCGGCCCGTCCGGTGTCCGCCCTCCCGGAAGAGCCTCCGGCCGAACCGAGCTACCCGGACATCGCGGCCAACGACGAACCGACGCCACGCCTCAACGGCCCCCGCGTGGTGGGCACGACGCCGGGGCGCGAGTTCATCTACCGCCTGCCCGTAACCGGCGCCGCCCCGCTGACCTGCACCGTCACCAATCTGCCGCCCGGCTTGACCTTCGATGCCGCCACAGGTGTCATCCGCGGCCGGGTGGAAAAAGAAGGCGTGACGCCGGTTTCGATGACCTTGCGCAACCGCTACGGCACGGCGCGGGCCACGCTGCGCATTGTCGCCGGCCGGAACAAACTGGCGCTGACGCCGCCCATGGGCTGGAACTCGTGGAACGTCTGGGGCACGCAGGTTTCGGACGAAAAGGTGCGCGCCGCCGCCGAAGCCCTTGAACGGACCGGGCTGGCAGCTCATGGCTACCGCTACGTCTGCATTGACGATGGCTGGCAGGGCCGCCGTACGCCGGAGGGCGTCATGCAGCCCAACGAACGGTTCCCGGACATGAAAGCCCTTGGCGACTGGCTGCATGCCAGGGGCCTGCTTTTCGGGATGTACACCTCGCCGGGGCCGTTTACCTGTGGGCGTTATGTCGGCAGTTGGCGGCACGAGGAAGCTGACGCCCGGCTGTATGCCAGTTGGGGCGTGGATTACCTCAAGCATGACTGGTGTTCGTACGAGGGCATTGCGCGGCAGAAGACACCGGAGGCACTGCAGCAGCCATACATCGTGATGCGGACGGCACTCGACAAAACCGACCGCGACATCGTTTATGCCATCTGTCAATACGGCATGGGCGAGGTGTGGACGTGGGCGCGCCAACCCGACATTGGCGGCAACCTCTGGCGGACGACGGGCGACATCGAGGACACGTGGCAAAGCGTCGCGGAGATTGGGTTTCGACACTCGCCGCTGGCACGGTTTGCCGGGCCCGGCGGCTGGAATGACCCGGACATGCTTGTGCTGGGGGTTGTCGGGTGGGGGGAAAAGACCCGTCCGACGCGCCTGACGCCGGACGAACAGATTACGCACATGACGTTGTGGGCGCTGCTGGCAGCCCCGCTCATCCTGGGTTGTGATCTGACCCGGCTGGATGAGTTCACCCGGCGGCTGCTGACGAATCCCGAAGTCATTGGCATTGACCAGGACGAGTTGGGCGTACCAGCCACCCGGCGCGATACAGCACAGGATGGAACGGAAGTCTGGGCGCGTCCGCTGGCTGACGGCCGTCTGGCGGTCGGGTTGTTCAACCGCAGCAACGACACGCAGACGGTCACAGCGAACTGGCGTGACCTGGGATTGCGCGGGCGCTGTACTGTACGGGATGTGTGGCAGCGGCGTGATGTCGGGACGTTTGACCAGGTGTTTGCCGCGCTCGTACCGCCACATGGCGCGCGGTTGTTGCTTTTGCGCCCCCAGCCGACAGCGCCACGCTCCCCACGGCGGACGGCCACGCCGCCCGCCAACCAGCACGGGAACGGGAACTGA
- the ligA gene encoding NAD-dependent DNA ligase LigA, with protein sequence MSDASPTLFSESLPLTREAAEREAAALRAEIARHDELYYQQHAPVISDYDYDQLVKRLQAIEAEFPDLITPDSPTQRIGGRPSEGFASVPHRIRMLSLDNVYSPDELREWEARCRRACDGPFDYVAELKIDGLSLALRYTDGLLTEAITRGDGLTGDLVTENARTIRQIPLRLAQPLAADIEVRGEVYLPLSAFRRLNADLEAEGEKTFVNPRNAAAGTMKLLDSRVVASRRLAMFCYELFADGVKPFATHWESLEWLRQAGFPVNPHARRCATLDEVLAYCAEMESQRMARDYDTDGVVVKINPVRVQDELGATAKAPRWAVAYKFAPMQAQTRLRGVTWQVGRLGTLTPVAELEPVFVAGTTVARASLHNEDQIQRLDVRQGDLVIVEKSGDIIPQVVGVVMAARTGAETPVGVPEYCPGCPERQVRLVRPEGEVAWRCPEMHCPTKLRQQVQHFASRPAMDIEGLGEVLVDKLVREGLVTDVADLYALTAEQVAALERLGEKSAANLMAQLERSRTAGLERLIFALGIPDVGRRKAQLLAQHFGSLAALAAASEAELVAVRDIGPSTAAHIRQWFADARHQQTVARLEAAGVVTRLDSSGAGTTARLAGKQFVLTGTLPNLTREEATARIEAAGGRVTSAVSKKTDYVVVGENPGSKLARAEALGIPVLDEAGLLALLAG encoded by the coding sequence ATGTCTGACGCCTCTCCCACCCTGTTTTCGGAATCTCTGCCATTGACGCGGGAGGCCGCTGAGCGCGAAGCGGCAGCCCTGCGGGCTGAAATTGCGCGTCATGACGAGCTGTACTACCAGCAGCATGCGCCGGTCATCAGCGATTACGACTACGATCAGCTCGTCAAACGGCTTCAGGCCATCGAGGCGGAGTTTCCCGACCTCATCACGCCCGATAGTCCGACGCAGCGGATTGGCGGACGCCCCAGCGAAGGCTTTGCCTCTGTGCCGCACCGGATTCGCATGCTGTCGCTGGACAACGTCTATTCGCCTGACGAACTGCGCGAATGGGAAGCCCGTTGCCGACGCGCCTGTGACGGGCCGTTTGACTACGTGGCTGAACTCAAAATTGACGGCCTGAGTCTGGCGCTGCGCTACACCGACGGACTGCTGACGGAAGCCATCACCCGTGGCGATGGGCTGACCGGCGATCTGGTGACGGAAAATGCCCGTACGATCCGACAGATTCCCCTGCGGCTGGCGCAGCCGCTGGCGGCTGACATCGAAGTACGGGGCGAGGTCTATCTGCCTCTTTCGGCGTTCCGGCGGCTTAATGCCGACCTTGAAGCTGAAGGCGAAAAAACCTTCGTCAATCCCCGGAACGCTGCCGCCGGCACGATGAAGCTGCTGGACTCACGGGTGGTTGCCAGTCGGCGGCTGGCGATGTTCTGCTACGAGTTGTTTGCCGACGGCGTCAAACCCTTTGCCACGCACTGGGAAAGTCTTGAATGGCTGCGCCAGGCGGGTTTTCCGGTCAATCCTCATGCGCGGCGGTGCGCGACGCTGGATGAGGTGCTGGCGTACTGCGCCGAAATGGAAAGCCAGCGGATGGCGCGCGACTACGATACCGACGGCGTAGTGGTGAAAATCAACCCGGTGCGCGTTCAGGACGAGTTGGGCGCGACGGCCAAAGCGCCACGCTGGGCGGTTGCCTACAAATTTGCGCCGATGCAGGCCCAAACCCGGCTGCGCGGCGTGACGTGGCAGGTTGGTCGTCTGGGTACGCTGACGCCGGTGGCCGAACTCGAACCGGTTTTTGTAGCCGGGACGACTGTGGCGCGCGCTTCCCTGCACAATGAAGACCAGATTCAGCGGCTTGACGTACGGCAGGGCGATCTGGTCATCGTCGAAAAAAGCGGCGACATCATTCCGCAGGTTGTGGGCGTGGTCATGGCGGCGCGCACGGGCGCGGAGACGCCGGTTGGTGTCCCGGAATACTGTCCGGGCTGCCCGGAGCGGCAGGTCCGGCTGGTGCGCCCGGAAGGTGAGGTGGCGTGGCGGTGCCCTGAAATGCACTGCCCGACCAAGCTGCGGCAGCAGGTACAGCATTTTGCCAGCCGTCCGGCGATGGACATCGAAGGGCTGGGCGAAGTGCTCGTGGACAAGCTGGTACGGGAGGGCCTCGTGACGGACGTTGCCGATCTCTACGCCCTGACGGCCGAACAGGTCGCGGCACTGGAGCGGTTGGGGGAAAAGTCCGCAGCCAATCTCATGGCACAGCTTGAGCGCAGCCGGACGGCCGGGTTGGAACGGCTTATCTTTGCCTTGGGGATTCCCGATGTCGGCCGCCGCAAGGCGCAACTTCTGGCCCAGCACTTCGGCTCGCTGGCGGCACTGGCGGCGGCTTCGGAGGCGGAGCTGGTGGCCGTACGGGACATCGGTCCGTCCACAGCCGCGCACATCCGTCAGTGGTTTGCCGACGCCCGGCATCAGCAGACGGTGGCACGGCTGGAGGCGGCGGGTGTTGTGACCCGGCTGGACTCGTCCGGTGCGGGTACGACGGCGCGGCTGGCAGGCAAGCAGTTCGTACTGACGGGAACTCTGCCCAACCTGACGCGGGAGGAAGCGACAGCGCGCATCGAGGCGGCTGGCGGACGGGTGACGAGCGCCGTCAGCAAGAAGACGGATTATGTTGTGGTGGGTGAAAATCCCGGCTCGAAGCTGGCCAGGGCCGAGGCGCTGGGCATTCCGGTTCTGGACGAAGCCGGACTGCTGGCATTACTCGCCGGATAA
- a CDS encoding DUF2103 domain-containing protein yields MVRKKSSEAAEGRLVWNHSTHIPGLIPVLTRLCKVPGVKTVTPGRLGQAKGRPLPLTIRVTVPIVGGFKLQARSSGGVQEIFVITSLTEAELQQAIDGLLADD; encoded by the coding sequence ATGGTCAGGAAAAAGTCTTCGGAAGCAGCCGAAGGTCGCCTGGTGTGGAACCATTCGACCCACATTCCGGGACTCATCCCCGTGCTGACGCGCCTGTGCAAAGTGCCCGGCGTCAAGACGGTGACGCCGGGCCGCCTGGGACAGGCCAAGGGACGCCCGCTGCCTCTGACGATTCGGGTCACGGTGCCGATTGTCGGCGGCTTCAAACTTCAGGCGCGTTCCAGCGGGGGCGTCCAGGAAATTTTTGTCATCACTTCCCTGACCGAAGCGGAGTTGCAGCAGGCCATAGACGGACTTCTGGCCGACGACTGA
- a CDS encoding 3-hydroxyacyl-CoA dehydrogenase family protein yields the protein MTELRNIGVVGCGTMGAGIAQTVIQAGLDVVVVEADDDRLQRGFTMIVSSLSKLVEKGLLEDEAKSAAQQRLRGSTELAALAGCDLVIEAIVEDLAAKQTLFRQLDELCRPETVFASNTSSLSITQMAGVVSPARQTRFLGLHFFNPVPRMALVEVVRSFLTDAAVAEQVTAFVHAIGKTPVQATDKTGFIVNRLLVPYSLDAIRALEEGVGSIADIDQAMKLGAGHPMGPLMLNDLVGLDVLLNVANVMYDAFRERRFAPPPLLTRMVAAGWLGRKTGRGFYDYSDPKQPKPMTLQ from the coding sequence ATGACTGAACTGCGCAACATAGGCGTCGTCGGCTGCGGCACGATGGGCGCCGGTATTGCCCAAACCGTGATTCAGGCTGGCCTGGATGTGGTGGTGGTCGAAGCGGACGACGACCGGCTGCAACGCGGTTTTACGATGATTGTTTCATCCCTGTCGAAACTGGTCGAGAAGGGGCTTTTGGAAGATGAAGCCAAAAGTGCGGCCCAGCAGCGGCTGCGTGGCTCGACCGAGCTTGCGGCGCTGGCGGGATGTGACCTCGTCATCGAGGCCATCGTGGAAGACCTGGCTGCCAAGCAGACGTTGTTCCGCCAGTTGGATGAACTGTGCCGGCCGGAAACGGTCTTTGCCAGTAACACCTCCTCGCTCTCGATTACCCAGATGGCGGGTGTCGTTTCACCGGCGCGGCAGACCCGTTTTCTCGGCCTGCACTTCTTCAATCCCGTCCCGCGCATGGCGCTCGTGGAAGTCGTCCGGTCGTTTCTGACCGACGCCGCCGTGGCCGAGCAGGTCACGGCTTTTGTGCATGCGATTGGGAAAACGCCTGTTCAGGCTACGGACAAGACGGGCTTCATCGTCAACCGCCTGCTCGTGCCCTACTCGCTCGACGCCATCCGTGCGCTGGAAGAGGGCGTCGGCTCGATAGCCGACATTGACCAGGCAATGAAGTTGGGGGCGGGGCATCCCATGGGGCCGCTGATGCTCAACGACCTGGTGGGGCTGGATGTCCTCCTCAACGTGGCCAATGTCATGTACGATGCCTTCCGGGAACGGCGGTTCGCGCCCCCGCCGCTTCTGACGCGCATGGTGGCGGCTGGCTGGCTGGGTCGCAAAACCGGACGCGGCTTTTACGACTACAGCGACCCGAAACAGCCCAAGCCCATGACACTACAGTGA
- the queF gene encoding preQ(1) synthase — translation MGAYTDEHARKGLDAPLPPIECWANQFPNYRITIRIPEFTSVCPLTEQPDFGTVTITYVPRDRCLELKSLKLYMHAYRQLGIFYENAINRILRDVVAACDPVECTVTGDFTPRGGISSLVEATYQAAHRPA, via the coding sequence ATGGGCGCTTACACCGATGAACATGCCAGAAAGGGGCTGGATGCACCGTTGCCACCCATCGAGTGCTGGGCCAACCAGTTTCCGAACTACCGAATTACGATTCGCATCCCGGAGTTTACGTCCGTGTGCCCGCTCACCGAGCAGCCGGATTTTGGGACGGTGACCATCACCTACGTGCCCCGTGACCGCTGCCTGGAGCTGAAATCGCTGAAACTTTACATGCACGCCTACCGCCAGTTGGGGATTTTTTACGAAAACGCCATCAACCGCATCCTGCGCGATGTCGTTGCGGCCTGCGATCCGGTCGAATGTACGGTCACGGGTGACTTTACACCCCGCGGCGGCATCAGTTCCCTGGTCGAAGCCACCTACCAGGCTGCCCACCGCCCGGCCTGA
- a CDS encoding class II aldolase/adducin family protein, producing MTAPAPLSVRDRVSPEEWQARVDLAAMYRLTALYGWDDLVFTHISMRVPGEDHHFLINPYGLLFEEVTASNLVKIDLNGQIVMETPYRINPAGFTIHGAIHAAREDARCVFHTHTPHGIAVAAQAEGLRPLSQQSLFALASLGYHDYEGVALNEDEKPRLVADLGDKQILILRNHGLLTVGRTAAEAFLLMYVVESACRIQVLAQSGGQPLVTIPEPILRGIRAQADQVTLGLGAELVWPALLRKLDRVDASYRN from the coding sequence ATGACCGCACCTGCGCCGCTGAGTGTTCGTGACCGTGTCTCGCCGGAAGAATGGCAGGCGCGGGTTGATCTGGCCGCCATGTATCGCCTCACGGCGCTGTATGGTTGGGATGACCTGGTGTTTACGCACATTTCGATGCGCGTTCCGGGGGAAGACCACCACTTTCTCATCAATCCCTACGGTCTGCTCTTTGAAGAAGTGACGGCCTCGAACCTGGTCAAGATTGATCTCAATGGGCAGATCGTCATGGAAACACCCTACCGCATCAATCCGGCCGGCTTCACCATTCACGGCGCCATTCATGCCGCGCGGGAAGATGCCCGGTGTGTGTTCCACACGCACACGCCACATGGCATTGCCGTTGCCGCCCAGGCCGAAGGGCTGCGGCCGCTTTCCCAGCAGTCGCTCTTTGCCCTTGCCAGCCTTGGGTATCACGACTACGAAGGCGTGGCGCTCAATGAAGACGAAAAGCCACGTCTGGTGGCCGACCTGGGCGACAAGCAGATTCTCATCCTGCGCAACCACGGCCTGCTGACTGTCGGGCGGACGGCCGCCGAAGCCTTCCTGCTGATGTACGTCGTGGAAAGCGCCTGCCGCATCCAGGTTCTGGCGCAGTCTGGCGGGCAACCGCTCGTGACGATTCCTGAGCCGATTCTGCGGGGCATTCGCGCCCAGGCTGACCAGGTGACGCTTGGGTTGGGCGCTGAACTGGTCTGGCCTGCGCTGCTGCGCAAACTCGACCGGGTGGACGCCTCATACCGTAACTAG
- the plsY gene encoding glycerol-3-phosphate 1-O-acyltransferase PlsY — protein sequence METAPLATWFVALTLAYLIGGLPSGFLIAKAVTGEDVRASGSGSTGATNVVRKAGLAAGLATYVLDVAKGLLALWLATRWFGLSAPTAQGAVGLAAVLGHMFPVYLGFRGGKGVATGVGVFLMLSPWATLLSLGVWVVAFALTRAVSLGSLLGVVALPLGIWSCDGWWAGRPSSVWLPTLVWSVVIGLVIVARHRENLQRLYRGTELTFGETRLRSTPPQGS from the coding sequence ATGGAAACCGCACCGCTGGCAACCTGGTTTGTCGCTCTGACGCTGGCCTACCTCATCGGCGGCCTGCCTTCGGGCTTCCTGATTGCCAAAGCCGTGACCGGTGAAGACGTACGGGCTTCCGGGTCGGGAAGTACCGGGGCGACGAATGTCGTCCGCAAGGCCGGACTCGCGGCCGGGCTGGCAACCTACGTGCTGGATGTGGCCAAGGGCCTGCTGGCGCTGTGGCTGGCGACGCGGTGGTTCGGATTGTCCGCGCCCACAGCTCAGGGCGCCGTGGGGCTGGCGGCCGTACTGGGGCACATGTTTCCGGTCTATCTCGGCTTTCGCGGCGGGAAGGGTGTGGCGACCGGAGTGGGCGTGTTTCTGATGCTGTCGCCGTGGGCCACGCTTCTGTCGCTCGGAGTCTGGGTGGTTGCCTTTGCCCTGACGCGCGCGGTGTCGCTAGGTTCGCTGCTGGGGGTGGTCGCGCTGCCGCTTGGCATCTGGAGTTGTGATGGCTGGTGGGCGGGGCGTCCGTCGTCCGTCTGGTTGCCGACCCTGGTGTGGTCGGTTGTGATTGGTCTGGTCATTGTTGCGCGCCACCGCGAGAATCTCCAGCGGCTCTATCGGGGCACGGAATTGACCTTTGGAGAGACGCGGCTGCGTTCGACGCCGCCACAGGGTTCCTGA
- a CDS encoding hybrid sensor histidine kinase/response regulator — translation MSNTVLVVDDEATIRLFFRKILTKAGFAVLEAVDGEDALHQAEAALPGVILLDWVMPGLDGPEVCRLIRTNPKLLDSQIIMLSSRSELEDRVQGLDAGADDYLVKPCETKELLARVRSAMRIHELKHQLREKAAQLQETVAKLEELAHQREEFTAVLVHDIRSPLATVYGALELTELRAEETGILDDDLRRIFQHGYRTLDHITRLVNEVLDFSKAEAGEATLELELVAAGELVQEAADQVSLNAERKGITLRVECPADLPSLLLDRGKMLRAIGNLLSNAIKFTPAGGTVSLRAEQTEGVGLDAGKSFLVIHVEDTGPGIPAKDLPYIFNPYYQARQRTRQLGTGLGLAIVQRITAAHGGQVSVKSAEGVGTAFTIALPTTNTCLLSSSSALPAADTEMG, via the coding sequence ATGTCCAACACGGTGCTGGTGGTGGATGACGAAGCCACGATACGCCTGTTTTTCAGAAAAATCCTGACCAAGGCCGGCTTTGCCGTGCTGGAGGCCGTGGACGGAGAAGACGCCCTGCATCAGGCCGAAGCCGCCTTGCCGGGGGTGATTCTGCTGGACTGGGTGATGCCGGGTCTGGATGGGCCTGAGGTGTGCCGTTTGATTCGCACCAATCCCAAATTGCTCGACAGCCAAATCATCATGCTGTCGTCGCGCAGCGAACTCGAAGACCGGGTGCAGGGGCTTGATGCCGGGGCGGATGACTACCTGGTGAAGCCCTGTGAAACCAAGGAACTTCTGGCGCGGGTGCGCAGCGCCATGCGCATTCACGAACTCAAACACCAACTGCGCGAAAAAGCTGCCCAGCTTCAGGAAACCGTTGCCAAGCTGGAAGAGCTGGCCCACCAGCGGGAGGAATTCACGGCCGTGCTCGTCCACGACATCCGCTCGCCACTCGCCACAGTCTATGGCGCATTGGAACTGACGGAGCTCCGGGCGGAGGAAACCGGCATCCTGGATGACGACCTGCGCCGGATTTTTCAGCATGGCTACCGTACCCTCGACCACATCACCCGGCTGGTCAACGAGGTGCTGGACTTTTCCAAGGCCGAAGCCGGGGAAGCCACGCTCGAACTGGAACTGGTGGCTGCCGGGGAGCTCGTCCAGGAAGCGGCTGATCAGGTCTCCCTCAACGCCGAGCGCAAGGGCATCACCCTGCGCGTCGAGTGCCCGGCTGACCTGCCCAGTCTGCTGCTTGACCGGGGCAAAATGCTGCGTGCCATCGGCAACCTGCTCTCCAACGCCATCAAGTTCACGCCCGCCGGCGGTACGGTGTCGCTGCGCGCCGAGCAAACAGAAGGCGTCGGGCTGGACGCGGGTAAAAGTTTTCTGGTCATTCACGTCGAAGACACCGGGCCGGGTATTCCGGCCAAGGACCTGCCCTACATTTTCAACCCCTACTACCAGGCCCGGCAGCGCACCCGGCAGTTGGGCACCGGACTGGGACTCGCCATCGTGCAGCGCATCACGGCCGCCCATGGCGGGCAGGTGAGTGTCAAGAGCGCCGAAGGTGTCGGAACTGCCTTTACCATCGCCCTGCCGACAACAAACACGTGCCTGCTTTCGTCATCCTCTGCGCTGCCGGCGGCCGACACGGAAATGGGTTGA